The following is a genomic window from Candidatus Hydrogenedentota bacterium.
TCGCATCTTGGTGATGTACGAGGGAGCGTTTTCCGGCGAGATTTCCGATCCCACCAACACCAGCGAGGAAGAAATCGGATTGTACATGGGCGGCGCCGTTGCCCAAAGCGGAGCGGAGTTGTAGGGATGGAAAAAGTAAGAAGGCTACTTCAAAATGACAAGCTTGAATCGCTACTCTCCTCGGTTCTTGCGCTTGCATTGGCTCTGCTACTGGTAGGGTTCGTAGTGGCCTTGGTGGGCGAAGACCCATTCGGTGCTTTCAAAGCCCTGTGGAACGGTGCTTTCGGTAGCGCCTATTATCTCAATCTCACCCTGCGCT
Proteins encoded in this region:
- a CDS encoding ABC transporter permease; its protein translation is MEKVRRLLQNDKLESLLSSVLALALALLLVGFVVALVGEDPFGAFKALWNGAFGSAYYLNLTLRFAVPILFIALSFAVCERNGFFNIGQEAQMHLAALAAVLV